The genomic region CAGCGCGTAGCCGAAGTTGTTGAGCAGCGGGCTGACGTAGTTGAGACGGTCGGTGTAGGGGAAGACCTGCGTCCAGGTCGCCTCTTCGCACTCCTTCTCGAAGCCGCGGTGAAGGTAGCCAACCTCGGTCTCACACTTGATGACCTTCTCGCCCTCAAGCGTCAGGGTGAAGCGCACCGTGCCGTGGGTGGCAGGGTGGCTGGGACCCATCTGGAGGATCATCGGCTCGCTGTGGATGTCCTGGTCAATGGGCTTGTAGATATCTTCGGCCATGATTCAAAACCCTTGCATGAAGGTGAGGGGGGCCGCCGGGCAGCGTTAGCCCTGACGGGAGCCCTCGGAGGGCTTGTCTTTGACGTAGCGGTTGAACTCTTCGACGCTGTCGCGCTCTTTACCCAGCAGCTCCAGGCGAGGTTGCGAGGCCTGCTTGGCGTAGTCTTTGCGAAGCGGATGGCCCTCAAACTCTTCGTAGAGGAGCACGCGTCGAAGGTCGGAGTGACCCTCAAAGGTGACGCCGTACATATCCCAGACTTCGCGCTCCATCCACGCAGCACAACCGTAGAGGTGCTCAATGGTGGGCACGTTGCAGTCGTCTTCGGGCACGACCACGCGCACGGTCAGCATATGCTTTTTGGCGATGCTGTAGAGGATGTAGACGACCTCAAAGCGCGGCTCGCGGTGGAGGTAGTCCACGCAGGTGATCGCGCGCAGCATGTTCATCTGCGTGGCGTCATCATCGCGCAGCCGCTCAATAATGTCGGAAACCCGGTGACGCTCCACCACGACGGTGTCGTTGCCCAGCCGCGAGTGCGCGTCAAGGACCTCGTCGCCGAAGTGCTTTTTGACAAAATCGATCAGTTTTTTGGCCATATCTCATTCCACAGGAGGACACCCGAGGTGGTGTCCCGATAAGCGCTCAACGTGCGAGGGCGCGACCATCCGGGCGGCGTGGCGGCCCGGATGGGTCGAGGGCATCAGACCTTGGTGCCGAAACGCTCCAGGAAGGTCGGTTCTTCTTCGATACCTTCCGCGAGACGACGACGTCGCTTCTCTTCGTAAGCGTATTTGTCCCAGGGCTCGTTCTGAATCTTCTCCTGAAGTTTGAGAAGACCGTCGAGCACCTGCTCGGGGCGCGGCGGGCAGCCCGGGATGTACATATCGACCGGGATGATCTTATCGATGCCCTGCACCGTCGCGTAGTTGTCGTAGAAGCCACCGGTGGAGGCGCACACGCCAAAAGAGATCACCCACTTGGGCTCGGCCATCTGCTCGTAGATACGGCGCAGGAAGGGGGCGAGCTTGTGGTTGACGGTGCCGACGACCCAGAGGAGGTCGGCCTGGCGCGGGGAGAAGCGCGGAATCTCGGCGCCAAAACGCGAGATGTCGTAACGCGCGGCAGCCGTCGCCATGTACTCCATGCCACAGCATGCGGTGACAAAGGGGTACTGGAAGAGCGAGTGCTTACGCGCCCAGCCCACAGCGCTCTCAAGACGAGTGGTGATGACTTCAGGAAGTTGATGTTCTAGTCCCATTCGAGACCCCCTTGGCTCCACTCATAGACGAGACCGATGGTCAGGATCGCCAGGAAGAGCGCCATAACTGCGAAAGAGTAGAACCCGTGTCCCATCGCCGCGCTCTCGCGCCAGCTCATAGCCCACGGGATGACGAAGACCGTTTCCAGGTCGAAGAGGATGAAGCTGATGGCCACCATGTAGAACTTCACGCTGAAGCGCGAAGCCTGGGGCTCAGAGAGCGGGTCGGAGCCCGACTCGTAGGGCATCAACTTCTCGCGGGTGGGGTTCTTCGGGCCGAAGAACTCCGCCGCAAAGATGATCCCGCCGACGACGGCGACGGCGACCAGCACCAGCAATATCAGGGGCAAATAATTGGCGATTAACATGGGGCGCGCTCATTGCACGGGGTGAAAAGGGAGGGGCGCGGCGACGCATTTTCGCGGTGAAATGCCGGCCTCGGGCGCCGCAGCTGGCGACGCATTTCAATCCGGGTGAGTGCCTAACACGGCATCTCTAAAGGTGTCAAACACGGCCCCGGCGCTTTGTCGAAATCCCCGGCGTTTCGGGGCGCAGCGACGGGCCGGACTGATTGTAGGTGCAGGTATTTTTGTGGCCAGTCTTGTTTTGTCTGCATGAGTGTTCAGCTTTCATTGACCTGGGCACACGTGTTCAGTAGTCTGCCCCGGACGTCGCCCGGAGAACCGGGGACATTCACATGAACGCTGGCAAGGCCCGAGCCGTACGATGAGGGGTGAGCTGGCCAGGGACGAGGCCGAATCATGAAGCCACTGACCAAGCTGACAAACCGTCAGGCCAAGGTGTTGGAGTTGATCGCCGAGCATATTCAGAAGGTGGGCTACCCGCCGACGATCCGCGAGCTCGGCGATGCGCTGGGGATCCGTTCCACAAACGGAGTCAATGACCACCTCAAAGCGCTGGAGAAGAAGGGGTATTTGTCGCGTGAGGATGCCAAGTCGCGCACCCTGCGCCCGCTCTACTGGCCCAACGGAGAAGCCTTTGATCTTACTCCCGGGGTGGCCGCGCAGACCGACGCAGCGATGGAGCCCGATAGCGACGTGCATCAGGTGCCGGTTGTCGGTCGCATCGCCGCCGGGCTGCCGATCTCGGCGATCGAGCAGACCGAAGAGGTCGTCGCGATCGGTGAAGGCCTGCTGGGCCGACATCCGGATCTTTTCGCGCTGCGCGTTAAAGGGGAGAGCATGATCGAAGATGGCATCTTCGATGGCGACTACATCTTTGTGCGTAAGCAGAGCGATGTGCGCGACGGGGTCATCGTAGCGGCGATGGTCGATGGTGAGGCCACCGTCAAACGCCTCTTTCGCGAGAAGGGGCAGGTGCGACTTCAGCCGGCGAACGCGTCGATGGAGCCGATCTACGTTCGCGAAGAAGATGGTCGTGAGACGAGCGTGCTCGGAGCGGTTGTCGGGGTGTTTCGCAGGCTTAACTGAGCGCAGCGTGGGCGCGGGCAAGGGAATACGCTCCGCGCCCATGATGAGCCTGACTCCGAGTTCGAACAGCCTTCAGCGTGCGTCACCCGGGGTATGCCTTATGGAAAAGTCTTATTGAAAGAAAGGCAGGCGCCCCTGCACGGCCAGTGAGGTGATGTCCATCGTCACCGCCACCGAGACATGGATCGCTACCCCCATCCAGATCGAGCGGGTGTAGAGGGAGAGCAATCCCAACGCGATACCGGCGAGTATGGCGCCGACGGTTTCCGGGAGCGGCTTTCCGAAGTGGATCATGCAGTAGGGGATCGTCGAGACGAAAATCGCGTAGATGCCCAGGCGTGCTTTGAGCCCGTGAATGAGGAACCCACGGTAGAAGAACTCCAGCGCAAAGAACTGCGCGGCGTAGACGATCTGCCAGGCGAAGAAGTCGAGGAGGCTGCGGTCGGCAGCCTGGTAGAAGGGGTAGGTGCGCTGAAAGCTGGGGTGAAACGCCACGGCGATCACAAAGGGAAGCACCAACAGGTAGAGGCCTACATAGATCTTCCAGTGTTTGAGCGCCCCTTCGAGCTTCATTCCGTAATCACGCAGGCGGTGCTTCATGATCAGCATGATGAAGAGCGCCGGGACCACGAAGTACCCCAAAAAAGTTGTACCGCTCCAGTAGGTCAGCCGTGCCAGTCGGCCGTAGTCGCGATCGGCGAAGATGGCACCCAGGGCCGTGGCGGGATCGTCTGAGAAGATGCCCACCAACGGTTCCAGACTCTTCCAGTGGGTGGAAGAGCCGTAGTACTCGAGGATCGACAGGATGAGCGCCGCAAGCGTGAGCACGCCCATGGTCGTCCAGTCGATGTCGTTATCCTGGCGAGCGTTACGAGCGTGTTTGCTCTGGGCTTCAACCTTGATGACCAGGTCGTGCGTAAGGACCCAGAGGCGCTTTAAGGGAGAGAACATAGGTGACAGGGCCGGGAGAGAGGCGGTGGCATCGGTCGCGCGAGGCGACCTTTTACGATAGAAGCGCGGTGGTTTCCAGCGCGTGTCGGTTCGCGTTGGCCCCACCTCTGAACTTCGTACGGGAGTAGGCAGTGAGTCAGGACGATCCTCTCTGGAGAAATACCGCGGCACGGCACGCCGCGAACGCCCCGCGCTCGGTGGCGGTGTTGCCGCCGGAGCTGGCAAACCAGATCGCGGCTGGCGAGGTGGTGGAGCGTCCGGCCTCGGTGGTCAAAGAGCTCGTCGAGAACAGCCTGGATGCGGGTGCGCGTCGTATTGAAGTGACGATCGAGGGAGGAGGGCGCGACCTGATCCGAGTAGAGGATGACGGCTGCGGGATGCGTCGCGAGGACGCACTGCGGGCGGTGGAGCGCCACGCGACAAGCAAGATCTCCAGGGTGGAGGACCTCTTCGCCATCGGCACGCTCGGGTTTCGAGGGGAAGCGGTGCCGTCGATTGGCTCGGTCTCCAGGATGGAGATCTGCACGAGGCCCGGCGATCAACTTGAGGGCACTCGCATCTACATTGAAGGGGGGGTGATGCAGGAGATTGAAGATGTGGGGATGGCGGCGGGCACAACCATCCTGGTCGAGGAGCTTTTTTATAATACGCCGGCCAGGTTGAAGTTTTTGAAGACGCCGGCGACCGAGACCCGACATATCACTGAGATGCTGGTGCGCGTGGGGTTGAGTCGCCCGGATGTTCGCATCAAATTTGTGAAAGACGGCAAACTTCGCCTGGATCTTCCTCAGGTCGATCGCCTCAAAGATCGCATCCTCGAGGTGCTGGGGCGGGAGGTCTACGACGACCTCTATCCGACCTTTGAGTATCCGGCGATCCACGGCGTTGTGGCGCGCGGGTATTTTTCAAAGCCCGGTCATTCACAGCGCTCCCCAAATAACATGTACACCTTCGTCAACGGTCGCTACGTCAGCGATCGCACGATTCGGGCCGCGATCACCGGGGCGTATAAGCATCTTCTGGAGCGGGGGCGCTACCCGAGCGTGGTGCTCTTCATCGATGTGCCTTTCTCGATGGTCGATATCAACGTGCATCCGGCCAAGACGGAGGTTCGTTTCCATGACACCCAGCCCATCTATCGCGCGGTGTACCACGCCATTGCCGACGCGCTTGCGGAGGCCCCCTGGCTGGAGGGGCAGGCGGCGCGGGCCTATAACCTGGGTGAGCGACGCACCCTGAGCGGCGGTATGCCCGGGGAAGGCATCGGTGGGGAGAGCGGGTCGGGCACGGGGTTTGATGGGACGATGCTGCAGCCTGGACGCGTGAAGATCGAACCTCTTAACGCGCGTCATCGGCGATTCTCCGAGCAGGACCGCCTCGATCCGGGGGAGCTTCGCTCGCCATTTCTTCCTGATTCGAGCCGCTCCCAGGGGGGCTTCTCCACGCCGGGGCTCACGCCGCTGAGCGAGCCGCCGCGCGTGGATGTGGGCGAAGTCGGGGGGCTGCTGCAGGAGGAGGGCGCGCATCCGGGACGTGATGCCTACTTCTCAACCTTGAAGGTGATCGGGCAGTTCAGGCGTGCGTACATCGTGTGCGAAGACGCCTCCGGGATGGTGATCATCGACCAGCACGCAGCGCATGAGCGGGTGGGTTTTGAGCGGCTTAAAGCCCTTTTTAAGCGCGAGCATAAAGAGACGCAGCCCTTGCTCTTCCCGCTTCGTATGGAGCTCGACGCGTTGCGGGCCGCAGCGATGAGTGAGGCGATGGACTTCTTTGCGCAGGCGGGCTTTGAGATCGACCACTTCGGAGGCAACACCTACGTGCTCAAGGAGGTTCCGGCGGTGCTGCAACGCGCGCCTCACGAGAAGATCATCAAAGATGCGCTCGATGATCTTTCAAACTTCGGAGGTTCAAGCCGGGTGGAGGAGGCGATGGAGTCAGTGCTCAGCCGCATGGCCTGCCACTCAGTGGTGCGCGGACCCACCCAGCTGACCATCGAGGAATGTGAGGGGCTGCTCGTGCAGATGGATCAGATCGACTTCCGCGCCAACTGCCCGCACGGGCGTCCTGTGTATTACCGCATCCCCTTAATGGAACTCGAAGAGGCATTTGATCGCCGATGATGGAGATTGCAGACAACCCGGAGCTTTTTGAGGGACTCACACGTGTGGTCGCGCTGGTAGGGCCGACGGGTGTGGGAAAGACGGCGCTCTCGCTGGAGCTGGCGGAGGCGCTGGATGCCGAGATCATCAGCGTCGATAGCCTGCAGGTTTACCGTCACCTGGATATCGGCACGGCCAAGGCCAGCAAAGAGGAGCGGGTGCGCGTGCCCCATCATCTTATCGATGTGGTGGAGCCCGACGCGGAGTTTAACGCCGCAGACTTTCAAAAGGCTGCCAGCGAGGCGATCGCCTCGATTGTGGCGCGAGGAAAGGTGCCGCTTCTGGTGGGAGGCACCGGGCTCTACCTGCGCCTGCTGGTGCACGGGCTTTTTGAGGCGCCGCCGCCCAGCGAAGCGTTGCGCGCGCGGTACAGGGAGATCGCCGATGCCCGGGGGATCGAGGTGCTCTTCGAGCGGCTCCAGGAGGTCGACCCGGAGTTGGCCACTCGCGTAAACGCCAATGACTTTATTCGCGTGACTCGCGGTCTGGAGATCTTCGATCAGACCGGCACCCCGCTCAGTGAGCATCAGCGCGCGCATCGTTTTAAGGCGCCGAACTATCATGCGTTGAAGATCGCGCTGATTCGCCCCCGTGAGGAGCTCTACGAGCGCATCAACACGCGCGTAGAGCAGATGATCGCCGGCGGGCTTATC from Lujinxingia vulgaris harbors:
- a CDS encoding NADH-quinone oxidoreductase subunit C, whose translation is MAKKLIDFVKKHFGDEVLDAHSRLGNDTVVVERHRVSDIIERLRDDDATQMNMLRAITCVDYLHREPRFEVVYILYSIAKKHMLTVRVVVPEDDCNVPTIEHLYGCAAWMEREVWDMYGVTFEGHSDLRRVLLYEEFEGHPLRKDYAKQASQPRLELLGKERDSVEEFNRYVKDKPSEGSRQG
- a CDS encoding NADH-quinone oxidoreductase subunit B, with amino-acid sequence MGLEHQLPEVITTRLESAVGWARKHSLFQYPFVTACCGMEYMATAAARYDISRFGAEIPRFSPRQADLLWVVGTVNHKLAPFLRRIYEQMAEPKWVISFGVCASTGGFYDNYATVQGIDKIIPVDMYIPGCPPRPEQVLDGLLKLQEKIQNEPWDKYAYEEKRRRRLAEGIEEEPTFLERFGTKV
- a CDS encoding NADH-quinone oxidoreductase subunit A: MLIANYLPLILLVLVAVAVVGGIIFAAEFFGPKNPTREKLMPYESGSDPLSEPQASRFSVKFYMVAISFILFDLETVFVIPWAMSWRESAAMGHGFYSFAVMALFLAILTIGLVYEWSQGGLEWD
- the lexA gene encoding transcriptional repressor LexA — its product is MTKLTNRQAKVLELIAEHIQKVGYPPTIRELGDALGIRSTNGVNDHLKALEKKGYLSREDAKSRTLRPLYWPNGEAFDLTPGVAAQTDAAMEPDSDVHQVPVVGRIAAGLPISAIEQTEEVVAIGEGLLGRHPDLFALRVKGESMIEDGIFDGDYIFVRKQSDVRDGVIVAAMVDGEATVKRLFREKGQVRLQPANASMEPIYVREEDGRETSVLGAVVGVFRRLN
- a CDS encoding type II CAAX endopeptidase family protein encodes the protein MFSPLKRLWVLTHDLVIKVEAQSKHARNARQDNDIDWTTMGVLTLAALILSILEYYGSSTHWKSLEPLVGIFSDDPATALGAIFADRDYGRLARLTYWSGTTFLGYFVVPALFIMLIMKHRLRDYGMKLEGALKHWKIYVGLYLLVLPFVIAVAFHPSFQRTYPFYQAADRSLLDFFAWQIVYAAQFFALEFFYRGFLIHGLKARLGIYAIFVSTIPYCMIHFGKPLPETVGAILAGIALGLLSLYTRSIWMGVAIHVSVAVTMDITSLAVQGRLPFFQ
- the mutL gene encoding DNA mismatch repair endonuclease MutL; the protein is MSQDDPLWRNTAARHAANAPRSVAVLPPELANQIAAGEVVERPASVVKELVENSLDAGARRIEVTIEGGGRDLIRVEDDGCGMRREDALRAVERHATSKISRVEDLFAIGTLGFRGEAVPSIGSVSRMEICTRPGDQLEGTRIYIEGGVMQEIEDVGMAAGTTILVEELFYNTPARLKFLKTPATETRHITEMLVRVGLSRPDVRIKFVKDGKLRLDLPQVDRLKDRILEVLGREVYDDLYPTFEYPAIHGVVARGYFSKPGHSQRSPNNMYTFVNGRYVSDRTIRAAITGAYKHLLERGRYPSVVLFIDVPFSMVDINVHPAKTEVRFHDTQPIYRAVYHAIADALAEAPWLEGQAARAYNLGERRTLSGGMPGEGIGGESGSGTGFDGTMLQPGRVKIEPLNARHRRFSEQDRLDPGELRSPFLPDSSRSQGGFSTPGLTPLSEPPRVDVGEVGGLLQEEGAHPGRDAYFSTLKVIGQFRRAYIVCEDASGMVIIDQHAAHERVGFERLKALFKREHKETQPLLFPLRMELDALRAAAMSEAMDFFAQAGFEIDHFGGNTYVLKEVPAVLQRAPHEKIIKDALDDLSNFGGSSRVEEAMESVLSRMACHSVVRGPTQLTIEECEGLLVQMDQIDFRANCPHGRPVYYRIPLMELEEAFDRR
- the miaA gene encoding tRNA (adenosine(37)-N6)-dimethylallyltransferase MiaA: MMEIADNPELFEGLTRVVALVGPTGVGKTALSLELAEALDAEIISVDSLQVYRHLDIGTAKASKEERVRVPHHLIDVVEPDAEFNAADFQKAASEAIASIVARGKVPLLVGGTGLYLRLLVHGLFEAPPPSEALRARYREIADARGIEVLFERLQEVDPELATRVNANDFIRVTRGLEIFDQTGTPLSEHQRAHRFKAPNYHALKIALIRPREELYERINTRVEQMIAGGLIDEYRNLMERGYGPEHKPMQSLGYRQVGEHLLEGRNLDDAIHEIKQQTRRYAKQQISWFRSEPQTHWAMAPVLREGRIPPQVLHDVRGFVEGAKPALEWAQIDPYNVERASRPT